A window of the Sphingobium sp. CAP-1 genome harbors these coding sequences:
- the pyrH gene encoding UMP kinase produces the protein MTRPAYKRILLKLSGEVLMGQGQFGIEPETVNRVAGEIAAAKDAGFEICVVVGGGNIFRGLAGAAKGFDRASADYMGMLATVMNALAVQNGLEKLGYDTRVQSAIPMASVCEPYIRRKAERHMEKGRIVIFAAGTGSPFFTTDTTAALRAAEMNCDALFKGTSVDGVYNADPKQVEDAVRYDRISFDQVLNDNLKVMDASAIALCRENNIPIVVFNIRETGNLATVLAGQGVATIVQNQES, from the coding sequence ATGACCCGGCCCGCCTATAAGCGCATCCTGTTGAAATTGTCCGGCGAAGTGCTGATGGGGCAGGGACAGTTCGGTATCGAGCCGGAGACGGTGAACCGTGTCGCCGGGGAAATCGCCGCAGCCAAGGATGCGGGTTTCGAAATCTGCGTCGTGGTCGGCGGCGGCAATATCTTTCGCGGGCTTGCCGGCGCAGCCAAGGGCTTCGACCGGGCCAGCGCTGATTATATGGGTATGCTGGCAACCGTCATGAACGCGCTGGCGGTGCAGAACGGACTGGAGAAGCTGGGGTATGATACCCGCGTCCAGTCGGCGATCCCCATGGCGTCGGTGTGCGAACCCTATATTCGCCGCAAGGCCGAGCGCCATATGGAGAAGGGGCGGATCGTCATCTTCGCGGCGGGCACCGGCAGCCCCTTCTTCACCACCGACACCACGGCGGCGCTGCGCGCGGCGGAAATGAATTGCGATGCGCTGTTCAAGGGCACCAGCGTCGACGGCGTCTATAATGCCGACCCCAAGCAGGTCGAGGATGCGGTGCGTTATGACAGGATCAGCTTCGATCAGGTGCTGAACGACAATCTGAAGGTCATGGACGCCAGTGCGATCGCCCTGTGTCGTGAGAATAATATCCCCATCGTCGTGTTCAACATCCGCGAAACCGGCAATCTGGCGACTGTGCTGGCCGGGCAGGGCGTCGCGACGATCGTTCAGAATCAGGAGAGCTAA